In one window of Bradyrhizobium sp. AZCC 1721 DNA:
- a CDS encoding GrlR family regulatory protein, with amino-acid sequence MKNGLYSIHVTLLDGRTGKGSGVILFRDGQILGGDAYLFYTGSYTVKGDTFKGEVLVQRHTTPRDNDNPLFGGPAPVGIGVSGTFTDTRGSMNGTALVGKASQIFGATLHKLADIN; translated from the coding sequence ATGAAGAACGGGCTCTATTCGATCCACGTCACCCTGCTGGATGGGCGCACCGGCAAGGGCAGCGGCGTTATTCTGTTCCGGGACGGCCAGATTCTCGGCGGCGACGCCTATCTGTTTTATACCGGCAGCTACACCGTGAAGGGCGACACCTTCAAGGGCGAGGTCCTGGTTCAGCGTCACACCACCCCGCGCGACAACGATAATCCGCTGTTCGGCGGCCCCGCCCCGGTCGGCATCGGCGTATCCGGAACCTTCACCGACACCCGCGGCAGCATGAATGGAACCGCGCTCGTCGGCAAAGCGAGCCAAATCTTCGGCGCCACATTGCACAAATTGGCTGATATCAACTAG
- a CDS encoding NUDIX hydrolase, whose translation MAEAVAPRPASTILLLRDSADAKEIEVFMMVRHYEIDFNSGALVFPGGSVDKGDKEIIARPELYSGGEGLDEATLSFRIAAIRETFEESGILLARPKGATALVDAKRASEIEAINRADLCDSKITFLNVLSDNGMVLALDKLVPYAHWITPEGMPKRFDTWFFLAAAPPEQVGAHDGRESIDSIWVSPREALEGGESGRFKLPFPTTRNLIKLGKQASVKAALDDSRGKSVVTVTPVMTRNNGGRQLRIPPEAGYDGEVFEVGSVG comes from the coding sequence ATGGCCGAAGCCGTCGCCCCGCGTCCTGCATCCACGATCCTGCTGCTGCGCGACAGCGCAGACGCCAAGGAAATCGAGGTCTTCATGATGGTTCGCCATTATGAGATCGATTTCAATTCCGGCGCGCTGGTGTTTCCCGGCGGCAGTGTCGACAAGGGTGACAAGGAGATCATCGCGCGGCCCGAACTCTATTCGGGAGGCGAGGGGCTCGACGAAGCCACGCTGAGTTTCCGCATCGCCGCGATCCGCGAAACGTTTGAGGAAAGCGGCATCCTGCTGGCGCGGCCGAAGGGGGCGACGGCGTTGGTCGATGCCAAACGCGCCAGCGAGATCGAGGCTATCAATCGCGCCGACCTCTGCGACAGCAAGATCACGTTCCTTAACGTGCTGTCCGACAACGGCATGGTGCTGGCGCTCGACAAACTCGTTCCTTACGCGCACTGGATCACACCGGAGGGCATGCCGAAGCGCTTCGACACCTGGTTCTTCCTTGCCGCCGCGCCACCGGAACAGGTCGGCGCCCATGACGGCCGGGAATCCATCGACTCGATCTGGGTATCGCCGCGCGAGGCGCTGGAGGGCGGTGAGAGCGGGCGCTTCAAGCTGCCGTTCCCGACCACCCGCAACCTGATCAAGCTCGGCAAGCAGGCCAGCGTGAAGGCTGCGCTCGACGACTCCAGAGGCAAATCGGTCGTCACCGTGACACCCGTGATGACCCGGAACAATGGCGGCCGGCAGCTCCGCATTCCCCCCGAGGCCGGCTATGACGGCGAGGTGTTCGAGGTCGGCTCGGTCGGCTGA
- a CDS encoding dihydrodipicolinate synthase family protein, giving the protein MKLTAQAAGTFAIAPTPFHDDGRIDEKSIDRLTDFYAEVSCDGVTVLGILGEAPKLDAAEAEQVAIRFVKRAKNMQIIVGVSAPGFASMRSLAKASMDAGAAGVMIAPPPHLRTDDQITGYFKQAQEAIGDEIPWVLQDYPLTLNVIFTSAVIRKIVMDSPSCVMLKHEDWPGLEKITTLRNFQKDGSLRPLSILVGNGGLFLDFEMERGADGAMTGYAFPELLIDVVKLSKAGKRDAAHDLFDAHLPLIRYEQQPGAGLSVRKYVLQKRGIISSSAQRKPGATITATAKAEVDYLLSRVARVDRRANLQPQSSAAG; this is encoded by the coding sequence ATGAAGCTCACCGCCCAGGCCGCAGGCACGTTCGCAATCGCGCCGACGCCGTTCCACGACGACGGCCGCATCGACGAGAAATCGATCGATCGCCTGACCGACTTCTACGCCGAAGTCAGCTGCGACGGCGTCACCGTGCTCGGCATCTTGGGCGAGGCACCGAAGCTCGATGCTGCTGAGGCCGAGCAGGTAGCGATCCGCTTCGTCAAGCGCGCCAAAAACATGCAGATCATCGTCGGCGTCTCGGCGCCCGGTTTTGCCTCGATGCGCTCGCTGGCGAAAGCGTCGATGGATGCTGGCGCTGCCGGCGTGATGATCGCGCCGCCGCCGCATTTGCGCACCGATGATCAGATCACGGGCTATTTCAAGCAGGCGCAGGAAGCGATCGGCGACGAGATCCCCTGGGTGCTGCAGGACTATCCGCTGACGCTCAACGTCATCTTCACGTCCGCCGTGATCCGCAAAATCGTGATGGATTCGCCGTCCTGCGTGATGCTCAAGCACGAGGACTGGCCGGGCCTGGAGAAGATCACGACGCTGCGTAATTTCCAGAAGGACGGCTCGCTGCGGCCGCTGTCGATCCTGGTCGGCAACGGCGGTCTGTTCCTCGACTTCGAAATGGAGCGCGGCGCCGACGGCGCCATGACCGGCTACGCTTTTCCGGAACTGTTGATCGACGTCGTGAAGCTGTCGAAAGCCGGCAAGCGCGACGCCGCTCACGATCTGTTCGATGCGCACCTGCCGCTGATCCGCTACGAGCAGCAGCCAGGCGCGGGCCTGTCGGTGCGCAAATACGTGCTGCAGAAGCGTGGCATCATCTCTTCCAGCGCGCAGCGCAAGCCCGGCGCGACGATTACGGCGACGGCAAAGGCCGAAGTCGATTATCTGTTGTCGCGGGTGGCGCGCGTCGACCGCCGCGCCAATCTGCAACCGCAGTCCAGCGCGGCGGGCTAG
- a CDS encoding PAS domain S-box protein, translating into MTAETPPNSPPRSFSLSIGQLTFGSFMLVLAVIIITSTASVIAIRHIDSTFAELQRLQSVGDLAEDIDRRMNELRLAARDFVTDRGNQSLQVGEAANALGEILKKTRLELAPEQQDMIDGVTERLATYRTGIERISALINRRAEMIVALPPLREQFDTAIAEASDPKLAMALAQTQSRIASALLAHNPSAAEQAAESMRSMTIADSKLRAIVDDYALAIVNISIRERQISDIDREVLGAEGRLIQRVTELLRDVSERRGRVLSREFARTLTEAKWQSIVLGTAGVLIGLFASLLVVRRTVRPLAAIAGSIRAVAGGEKNASIPATDVDNEIGDIARAAEVFRQTLVDADTAREAAVRALAEQRLAEESYRKLFESSVDGIYVTTPGGALLNANPALARMMGYATPQGLINGIGDIADTVYVHPEARAEYERLMQRDGMVREYEYQVRTRNGSVLWLSDSASAVHNEAGIVVRYEGTVRDITDQKRAEDAIAEGRRLLQMVIDTVPAVINVKDKQLRYVLMNRYMAGIFGVEPGYAIGRTTAELMSRYGAEKTDEPDKRVLAVGKELGFYEEEYKDASGHMRQWLVNKLPILDAAGEIENIVTVALDIGERKRVESEMRKAKDAAEGALRNLRETQNSLIEAEKLAALGRLVAGVAHEVNNPVGISLTVASALERKTSNFAAEVARGELRRSSLNDFLDTSRSASSQLVANLNRAAELIQSFKQVAADRNYSDQRTFDLGDLTEQVVMSLRPGLRKHNLTLNVECQPNLMMNSYPGPYGQVLTNLFLNSVAHAFPDGKPGTVDIQVRESGKDNVEIIFSDNGIGMSLDVRRRAFDPFFTTRRDQGGTGLGLHIVYSIVTTRLGGRLDLDSEPGGGTRIQMILPRTAPLEQAAE; encoded by the coding sequence ATGACCGCTGAAACGCCGCCGAATTCGCCGCCGCGATCGTTCTCGCTTTCGATCGGCCAACTGACATTCGGCAGTTTCATGCTGGTGCTGGCGGTGATCATCATCACCTCGACCGCCAGCGTCATTGCCATCCGCCACATCGATTCGACCTTTGCCGAGTTGCAGCGGCTGCAGAGCGTCGGCGATCTGGCCGAGGATATCGATCGCCGCATGAACGAATTGCGGCTGGCGGCGCGGGATTTCGTCACCGATCGCGGCAACCAGTCGCTTCAGGTTGGCGAAGCCGCCAACGCGCTCGGCGAGATCCTGAAGAAGACGCGGCTTGAGCTCGCGCCGGAGCAGCAGGACATGATTGACGGCGTCACCGAGCGCCTGGCAACCTACCGCACCGGCATCGAGCGGATTTCCGCGCTGATCAACCGCCGCGCCGAGATGATCGTCGCGTTGCCGCCCTTGCGCGAGCAATTCGATACGGCGATCGCCGAGGCATCCGATCCCAAGCTTGCGATGGCCCTGGCTCAGACCCAGAGCCGGATCGCTTCGGCGTTGCTTGCGCATAACCCTTCGGCAGCCGAACAGGCTGCGGAAAGCATGCGCTCGATGACGATCGCGGACTCAAAGCTGCGCGCGATCGTCGACGATTATGCGCTGGCGATTGTCAACATATCGATCCGCGAACGGCAGATATCCGACATAGACAGGGAAGTGCTCGGTGCGGAGGGCCGCCTGATCCAGCGCGTCACCGAATTGTTGCGCGACGTCAGCGAGCGGCGGGGGCGCGTCCTCTCGCGTGAATTTGCGAGGACCCTGACGGAGGCGAAATGGCAGAGCATCGTTCTCGGCACTGCCGGCGTCCTGATCGGACTGTTTGCGTCGCTGCTGGTGGTCCGGCGCACCGTGCGTCCGCTTGCCGCGATCGCAGGCTCGATCCGCGCGGTAGCCGGCGGCGAGAAGAACGCCTCGATCCCGGCGACTGACGTGGACAACGAGATCGGCGACATCGCCCGCGCGGCCGAAGTATTCCGGCAAACGCTGGTCGATGCCGACACCGCACGCGAGGCGGCGGTGCGTGCGCTCGCCGAACAGCGGCTTGCGGAGGAAAGTTACCGTAAGCTGTTCGAGTCCTCGGTCGACGGAATTTACGTCACGACGCCCGGCGGCGCGCTGCTGAACGCCAACCCGGCGCTGGCGCGGATGATGGGCTATGCCACGCCGCAGGGTCTGATCAACGGCATCGGCGACATCGCGGATACCGTTTACGTCCACCCCGAGGCGCGGGCGGAATACGAGCGGCTCATGCAGCGCGACGGCATGGTGCGCGAATACGAGTACCAGGTTCGCACGCGCAACGGCTCGGTGCTGTGGCTGTCCGACAGCGCGAGCGCCGTGCACAACGAGGCCGGCATTGTCGTCCGCTACGAAGGAACGGTGCGCGACATCACCGACCAGAAGCGGGCCGAGGATGCGATCGCCGAAGGCCGCCGCCTGCTGCAAATGGTGATCGACACCGTGCCTGCGGTCATCAACGTCAAGGATAAGCAGCTCCGCTACGTCCTGATGAACCGCTATATGGCCGGCATTTTCGGGGTCGAGCCGGGGTATGCGATCGGCCGCACCACCGCCGAGTTGATGTCGCGCTACGGCGCGGAAAAGACCGACGAGCCCGACAAGCGGGTGCTGGCGGTTGGCAAGGAACTCGGCTTCTACGAGGAAGAATACAAGGACGCGTCCGGCCATATGCGGCAATGGCTGGTCAACAAGCTGCCGATCCTGGATGCGGCCGGCGAGATCGAGAACATCGTGACGGTTGCGCTCGACATCGGGGAGCGCAAGCGCGTCGAATCCGAGATGCGCAAGGCCAAGGATGCGGCGGAGGGAGCGCTACGGAACCTGCGCGAGACGCAGAATTCGCTGATCGAGGCGGAAAAGCTCGCCGCGTTGGGACGGCTGGTGGCCGGCGTAGCCCACGAGGTCAACAATCCCGTCGGCATCAGCCTGACGGTGGCGTCCGCGTTGGAGCGAAAGACGTCGAACTTTGCAGCGGAGGTCGCCCGCGGCGAGTTGCGCCGCTCCAGCCTGAACGATTTTCTCGATACAAGCCGCTCGGCGTCTTCGCAGCTCGTCGCCAATCTCAACCGCGCCGCCGAGCTGATCCAGTCGTTCAAGCAGGTCGCCGCTGATCGCAATTACTCGGACCAGCGCACCTTCGACCTCGGCGATCTCACCGAGCAGGTGGTGATGTCGTTGCGGCCGGGCCTGCGCAAGCACAATCTGACGCTCAATGTCGAGTGCCAGCCCAACCTGATGATGAACAGCTATCCCGGGCCGTACGGACAGGTGCTTACCAACCTGTTCCTCAATTCGGTGGCGCATGCCTTCCCGGACGGCAAGCCGGGCACGGTCGATATCCAGGTGCGGGAGTCCGGCAAGGACAATGTCGAGATCATCTTTTCAGACAACGGCATCGGCATGAGCCTCGATGTCCGCCGCCGCGCCTTCGATCCGTTCTTCACCACGCGGCGCGATCAGGGCGGCACCGGGCTCGGCCTGCACATCGTCTACAGCATCGTGACGACCCGCCTCGGCGGCCGGCTCGACCTTGATTCCGAGCCGGGCGGCGGCACGCGCATTCAAATGATCCTGCCGCGCACGGCGCCGCTGGAGCAGGCGGCGGAATAG
- a CDS encoding GNAT family N-acetyltransferase, translating to MLALRPARPEEGAALTELCLRSKAVWGYDDAFMAACRKELTLTPTSILASQVQVAELDGRLVGLAEVKCSGDTAQLEKLFIEPTMLRTGTGRKLLDWAKTIARAAGATALIIEADPDAAEFYRCMGAIDDGLVPSGSIPGRLIPRLNLAL from the coding sequence ATGCTAGCGTTGCGGCCCGCGCGTCCGGAGGAAGGTGCAGCTCTCACCGAGCTGTGCCTGCGCTCAAAGGCGGTCTGGGGGTATGACGACGCCTTCATGGCGGCCTGCCGCAAGGAGCTTACGCTGACGCCGACGAGCATCCTGGCGTCCCAGGTGCAGGTCGCCGAGCTCGACGGCCGCCTCGTAGGGCTTGCCGAAGTGAAATGCAGTGGCGATACGGCGCAGCTCGAAAAGCTGTTCATCGAGCCGACCATGCTGCGGACCGGAACAGGTCGAAAGCTGCTCGATTGGGCCAAAACCATCGCCCGCGCGGCTGGCGCCACCGCACTCATCATCGAAGCCGACCCCGATGCGGCCGAATTTTACCGCTGCATGGGGGCGATCGATGACGGGCTTGTTCCATCGGGCTCGATCCCGGGCAGGCTCATTCCGAGGCTTAATCTGGCGCTTTGA